TTCCGATACCAAACTCCATCTGGATACACAATTAAGACACAGGCATCCTCGCAACGCCCATTACATCTGGTCCGAGTTGTATGAATCTGTTCATCCGCTTGTAGCCGTGCTATTTCCTGACGAATCGCCACAGTGACTTCTTCGCCCCCTTTTCGCATACAGCTACCACCATTACACAGCAAGATATGGTGCTTTGTTTTCGATAAATCCCATGTTGCCATAACCTTCCCCCTTCTAGTGTCCCCTTATTGTATCAGCA
This is a stretch of genomic DNA from Brevibacillus laterosporus DSM 25. It encodes these proteins:
- a CDS encoding (2Fe-2S) ferredoxin domain-containing protein — its product is MATWDLSKTKHHILLCNGGSCMRKGGEEVTVAIRQEIARLQADEQIHTTRTRCNGRCEDACVLIVYPDGVWYRNVQPEDAKEIVGKLVQGQHYQEKISHRYRGDGFVRNETVAFGVKK